A stretch of the Nissabacter sp. SGAir0207 genome encodes the following:
- a CDS encoding ABC transporter ATP-binding protein has protein sequence MTPMLEFRNVDVFYGPIQALQEVSLTVQEGETVALIGANGAGKSTLLMSIFGQPRIAGGEIYYRGEPISRRSTHFIASNGIAQAPEGRRIFPDMTVEENLLIGTIPIGNRHMKEDLARMYGLFPRLEERRAQRAMTLSGGEQQMLAIARALMGRPRLLLLDEPSLGLAPIVVRQIFSILRELTQGGMTLFLVEQNANHALKLSDRGYVMANGRIRLTGSGSELLQNEEVRKAYLGGG, from the coding sequence ATGACGCCGATGCTGGAGTTCCGCAATGTGGATGTGTTCTACGGGCCGATTCAGGCGTTGCAGGAGGTGTCATTGACCGTTCAGGAGGGCGAGACGGTGGCGCTGATTGGCGCGAATGGCGCGGGCAAATCGACACTGTTGATGTCGATTTTCGGCCAGCCGCGCATTGCCGGCGGGGAGATTTACTACCGGGGCGAGCCGATTAGCCGTCGCTCCACCCACTTCATCGCCAGCAACGGCATTGCGCAGGCCCCGGAGGGGCGGCGCATCTTCCCGGATATGACGGTGGAGGAGAATTTGCTGATAGGCACCATCCCCATCGGCAACCGCCATATGAAAGAGGATTTGGCGCGCATGTATGGGCTGTTCCCGCGGCTGGAGGAGCGCCGTGCCCAGCGGGCGATGACGCTCTCCGGCGGTGAGCAGCAGATGCTGGCGATTGCGCGGGCGCTGATGGGCCGCCCGCGCCTGCTGCTGCTCGACGAGCCGAGCCTTGGGCTGGCACCGATTGTGGTACGCCAGATCTTCAGCATCCTGCGGGAACTGACGCAGGGCGGCATGACGCTGTTTCTGGTGGAGCAGAACGCCAACCATGCGCTGAAGCTCTCTGACCGTGGCTACGTGATGGCCAATGGCCGCATCCGGCTGACCGGCAGCGGCTCGGAGCTATTGCAGAATGAGGAGGTGCGGAAAGCTTACCTCGGCGGCGGCTGA
- a CDS encoding ASCH domain-containing protein, whose amino-acid sequence MGDEQYQQANQWQFGDSAEMADALLALVIDGQKRATCGSLQSYYDDNEPLPQVDEINIILDGRGRRACAIRITEVALWRFCDVPEEFALAEGEGTFEEWKQEHRRFFSRNGEFSEEMKLVCFRFELVEEF is encoded by the coding sequence ATGGGCGATGAGCAGTACCAGCAGGCTAACCAATGGCAATTTGGTGATTCAGCAGAGATGGCGGATGCGCTGCTGGCGCTGGTGATTGATGGCCAGAAACGCGCGACCTGTGGTTCGCTGCAATCTTATTACGATGACAATGAGCCGCTGCCGCAGGTGGATGAGATCAATATCATTCTGGATGGCCGTGGCCGCCGCGCTTGCGCCATCCGCATCACCGAGGTGGCGCTCTGGCGCTTTTGCGACGTGCCGGAAGAGTTTGCGCTGGCCGAGGGCGAAGGGACGTTTGAGGAGTGGAAGCAGGAGCACCGCCGCTTTTTCAGTCGTAACGGGGAGTTCAGCGAAGAGATGAAGCTGGTCTGCTTTCGCTTCGAGCTGGTGGAAGAGTTCTAG
- a CDS encoding YsnF/AvaK domain-containing protein, producing MMTRRHKQAHEEKKAESRLVEEASIPLAQEKLDVTKQQVVSGRVTVTRKTVHHEHPINEMLRHEQVEVQRVPKGERVDTMPTIREEDGVTIIPVVEEEIEVIRRLVLKEELHIKKVAIHKPFQDSVTLRSQEVSIDRQEDE from the coding sequence ATGATGACCAGGCGACACAAGCAGGCTCACGAGGAGAAGAAAGCGGAGAGCCGTCTCGTTGAGGAAGCCTCCATTCCCCTTGCCCAGGAGAAGCTGGACGTCACCAAACAGCAGGTTGTCAGTGGCCGGGTCACCGTGACCCGCAAGACCGTGCATCATGAGCATCCGATCAATGAGATGCTGCGCCATGAGCAGGTCGAGGTACAACGTGTCCCGAAAGGGGAGCGCGTGGATACCATGCCGACAATCCGCGAAGAGGATGGCGTTACCATCATCCCGGTGGTTGAGGAGGAGATTGAGGTGATTCGCCGTCTGGTGCTCAAGGAGGAGCTGCATATCAAGAAAGTCGCCATACACAAGCCGTTTCAGGATAGCGTTACGCTTCGCAGTCAGGAAGTGTCTATTGATCGGCAAGAGGATGAGTAA
- a CDS encoding branched-chain amino acid ABC transporter permease LivH (LivHMGF is the membrane component of the LIV-I/LS branched-chain amino acid transporter), which translates to MDALFVQQLLNGLTLGAVYGLIAIGYTMVYGIIGMINFAHGEVYMISAYLCAIALALLSSFGLHSFPLLMLGTLVFTLGVTAVYGWVIERIAYRPLRNSTRLAPLISAIGMSLILQNYAQLSQGPNQQGIPTLLSGVFRLQLGDGVVQLTYTKVFILVASLAGMAILTWVIRYTRLGRICRATQQDRKMASILGINTDRVISLVFVIGAAMAGLAGVLITLNYGTFDFYAGFIIGIKAFTAAVLGGIGSLPGAMLGGLLLGVSEAQFAGLVNSDYKDVFSFSLLVVILIFRPQGLLGRPLVAKV; encoded by the coding sequence ATGGATGCTCTCTTTGTACAACAGTTGCTAAATGGCCTGACGCTCGGTGCGGTGTATGGCCTGATCGCCATCGGCTACACCATGGTTTACGGCATCATCGGCATGATCAACTTTGCCCACGGCGAGGTCTATATGATCTCCGCCTACCTGTGCGCCATCGCGCTGGCGTTGCTCAGCTCTTTCGGCCTGCACTCCTTCCCGCTGCTGATGCTCGGCACGCTGGTCTTCACGCTGGGGGTGACCGCCGTCTATGGCTGGGTGATTGAACGCATCGCCTACCGGCCACTGCGCAACTCCACCCGGCTGGCACCGCTTATCTCGGCGATCGGCATGTCACTGATCCTGCAAAACTACGCCCAGCTCAGTCAGGGGCCGAACCAACAGGGTATCCCGACCCTGCTGAGCGGCGTGTTCCGCCTGCAACTGGGGGATGGCGTGGTGCAGCTCACCTACACCAAGGTGTTTATTCTGGTCGCCTCGCTGGCCGGAATGGCGATCTTGACCTGGGTGATCCGCTATACCCGGCTGGGGCGCATCTGCCGCGCCACCCAGCAGGATCGCAAAATGGCCTCGATTCTGGGCATCAACACTGACCGCGTCATCTCGCTGGTGTTTGTGATTGGCGCGGCGATGGCCGGTCTGGCTGGCGTGCTGATCACCCTCAACTACGGCACCTTTGATTTCTATGCCGGCTTCATCATCGGCATCAAGGCCTTTACCGCGGCGGTGCTGGGCGGCATTGGCTCACTGCCGGGCGCGATGCTGGGCGGGTTGCTGCTTGGCGTGTCAGAGGCGCAGTTCGCCGGGCTGGTCAACTCCGACTACAAGGATGTCTTCTCCTTCTCGCTGTTGGTGGTGATTTTGATCTTCCGTCCGCAGGGTTTGCTGGGACGGCCGCTGGTCGCCAAGGTGTAA
- a CDS encoding oxidoreductase, protein MTQPTLSYRLGDRTLGRIGYGAMQLAGRGVFGPPADEAQAIQVLQDAVEAGVRHIDTSDFYGPHVTNKLIKKALHPYPDDLCIVTKIGARRDARGGWLPALGAEEIEQAVEDNLRHLGLEALEVVNLRSMFNANRPEEGSLEAPLEALIKLKERGLVRHIGLSNVTAKQIADAQQMTPIVCVQNLYNLAQRQDEGLIDPLNAQGIAFVPFFPLGGFTPLQSSQLTEVAQSLGATPRQVALAWLLQRSPNILLIPGTSSPRHLQENLASAELVLPEEALDRLNGLR, encoded by the coding sequence ATGACCCAACCCACTTTGAGTTATCGCCTTGGTGACCGCACGCTTGGCCGCATCGGCTATGGCGCGATGCAACTGGCTGGCCGTGGCGTTTTTGGCCCACCCGCCGATGAGGCGCAGGCGATTCAGGTATTGCAAGACGCGGTAGAGGCCGGCGTGCGCCATATCGACACCAGTGACTTCTATGGCCCACACGTCACCAATAAGCTGATTAAAAAAGCGCTTCATCCCTATCCCGACGATCTCTGCATCGTGACTAAAATTGGCGCGCGGCGCGATGCCCGTGGCGGCTGGCTGCCAGCGCTGGGCGCGGAGGAGATAGAGCAGGCGGTAGAGGATAATTTGCGCCATCTGGGTCTGGAGGCGCTGGAAGTGGTAAACCTGCGCAGTATGTTCAACGCGAACCGCCCGGAGGAAGGCTCGCTGGAAGCCCCGCTGGAGGCGCTGATTAAATTGAAGGAGCGAGGGCTGGTTCGCCATATTGGCCTGAGCAACGTTACGGCCAAACAGATCGCCGACGCGCAACAGATGACGCCGATTGTCTGCGTGCAGAATCTCTACAATCTGGCGCAGCGGCAGGATGAGGGGCTGATCGATCCACTCAACGCGCAGGGCATCGCCTTTGTGCCCTTCTTCCCGCTGGGCGGCTTTACGCCATTGCAGTCCAGCCAGTTGACCGAGGTAGCGCAGTCGCTGGGCGCGACGCCCCGGCAGGTGGCACTGGCCTGGCTGTTACAGCGCTCGCCCAATATTTTGCTGATCCCCGGTACCTCTTCGCCGCGCCACTTACAGGAGAATCTGGCGAGTGCCGAGTTGGTATTGCCGGAAGAGGCGCTGGATAGGCTTAACGGCTTGCGCTGA
- the livM gene encoding high-affinity branched-chain amino acid ABC transporter permease LivM, translated as MTQNQRAEGVDIKQSVLDAVVAGLIALVVFGPVVGVVLDGYSYHTEPRRVALIVAVVALGRLLLSLLLQTRRGGRFLTKFEGEGDGVYVRQVGYRSRLRWVIPLLVLLAALFPFVATKYLLTVAILGLIYVLLGLGLNIVVGLAGLLDLGYVAFYAIGAYGLALGYQHLGLGFWSMLPLGALMAAAAGALLGFPVLRMHGDYLAIVTLGFGEIIRLVLNNWLAVTGGPNGISVPSPTFLGLEFGRRAREGGTPIHEFLNISYNPNLKFIFIYAVLCLVVLLVLYIKHRLTRMPIGRAWEALREDEIACRSLGLNHVLVKLSAFMLGASTAGIAGVFFASYQGFVNPTSFTFFESALILAIVVLGGMGSTLGVVLAAFVLTVAPELLRSFAEYRVLLFGVLMVMMMMWRPRGLVRTSRSGYAIRKGVAP; from the coding sequence ATGACACAGAATCAACGCGCCGAAGGCGTGGACATCAAACAGAGTGTGCTGGACGCGGTGGTCGCCGGGCTGATTGCGCTGGTGGTATTCGGCCCGGTGGTGGGCGTGGTGCTGGATGGCTATAGCTACCACACCGAGCCACGGCGGGTGGCACTGATTGTGGCCGTGGTGGCGCTGGGCCGCCTGCTGCTCAGCCTGCTGTTGCAGACCCGCCGTGGTGGGCGTTTCCTCACCAAGTTTGAGGGCGAGGGCGACGGGGTCTATGTGCGGCAGGTGGGTTACCGCTCGCGGCTGCGCTGGGTTATCCCGCTGCTGGTGCTTCTGGCGGCGCTGTTCCCGTTCGTCGCCACCAAATACTTGCTGACGGTGGCGATACTGGGGCTGATCTATGTGCTGCTGGGGCTGGGGCTGAATATCGTGGTGGGGCTGGCTGGCCTGCTTGATCTGGGTTACGTCGCCTTCTATGCGATTGGCGCATATGGGCTGGCGCTCGGCTACCAGCACCTTGGGCTGGGCTTCTGGTCAATGCTGCCGCTCGGCGCGCTGATGGCCGCCGCCGCCGGGGCGCTGCTCGGCTTCCCGGTATTGCGGATGCACGGCGACTATCTGGCGATTGTCACCCTGGGCTTTGGGGAGATTATCCGGCTGGTGCTGAACAACTGGCTGGCGGTGACCGGCGGGCCGAATGGCATCTCGGTGCCCTCCCCGACCTTCCTTGGCCTGGAATTTGGCCGCCGCGCGCGCGAGGGCGGCACGCCAATCCATGAGTTCCTCAACATCAGCTACAACCCCAACCTGAAGTTTATCTTTATCTACGCCGTGCTCTGTCTGGTGGTGCTGCTGGTGCTCTATATCAAGCACCGGCTGACGCGGATGCCAATTGGCCGCGCGTGGGAGGCGCTGCGCGAGGATGAGATCGCCTGCCGCTCGCTGGGGCTGAACCATGTGCTGGTCAAGCTCTCCGCCTTTATGCTCGGTGCCTCCACCGCTGGCATCGCCGGGGTGTTCTTCGCCAGCTATCAGGGCTTCGTCAATCCCACCTCCTTCACTTTTTTTGAGTCGGCGCTGATCCTGGCGATTGTGGTGCTCGGCGGAATGGGTTCGACCCTTGGGGTGGTGCTGGCGGCCTTTGTGCTGACAGTGGCACCGGAACTGCTGCGCAGCTTCGCGGAGTACCGCGTGCTGCTGTTTGGCGTATTGATGGTGATGATGATGATGTGGCGGCCGCGCGGGCTGGTGCGCACCAGCCGCAGCGGCTATGCCATCCGCAAGGGGGTGGCGCCATGA
- a CDS encoding glucose/quinate/shikimate family membrane-bound PQQ-dependent dehydrogenase has product MQSKASLSRTLVILTALFALLSGLYFLIGGIWLATIGGSLYYIVAGVVMLATAWLLYRRKTAALMLYAVFLLGTVAWSVWEVGFDFWALTPRLDVTFFFGLWLVLPFIYRYLTAKNGAARGALTGVLVLTVLVLAWAVFNDPQEINGTLDTTQQPTPAASQDTSGIPAGDWPAYGRTQGGTRYSPLNQINDKNVDQLQVAWTFRTGDLKGANDPGEITDEVTPIKIRDMLYLCTPHQKLIALDAASGKQKWQFDPQLKANPTFQHVTCRGVSYHEAPAASQAATEGAAPALCARRVLLPVNDGRLFALDAQTGERCPEFGNNGELNLQSNMPVTTAGQYEPTSPPVVTDHVIVIAGAVTDNYSTHEPSGVIRGFDVNSGKLLWAFDTGAADPNLVPENDQKYTPNSPNSWAPAAYDDKLDLVYLPIGVATPDIWGGNRSKEMERFASGMLALNASTGKLAWFYQTVHHDLWDMDVPAQPTLADITKDGQTVPAIYVPTKTGNIFVLDRRTGKPVVPAPEKPVPQGAAKGDFTSPTQPFSDLTFRPSKDLSGKDMWGATMYDQLVCRVIFHRLRYEGIFTPPSEQGTLVFPGNLGMFEWGGISVDTDRQVAIANPMALPFVSKLIPRGPNNPAEPEEGNGGTGSELGVQPQYGVPFGVILNPFLSPFGLPCKQPAWGYISAVDLKTHDIVWKKRVGTVYDSTPLPLPFKMGMPMLGGPVSTAGNVFFMAATADNYLRAFNMSNGEKLWQARLPAGGQATPMTYEVNGKQYVVIAAGGHGSFGTKLGDYVVAYALPDSK; this is encoded by the coding sequence ATGCAAAGTAAAGCTTCGCTATCACGTACCCTCGTGATACTTACAGCTTTGTTCGCCTTGTTGAGCGGATTGTACTTTTTGATAGGTGGGATATGGCTGGCAACCATTGGTGGCTCTCTTTACTACATCGTTGCAGGTGTGGTGATGCTGGCTACCGCATGGTTGCTCTATCGTCGTAAAACCGCGGCACTGATGCTGTATGCCGTGTTCCTGTTGGGCACGGTTGCCTGGTCTGTCTGGGAGGTTGGTTTTGACTTCTGGGCGCTGACCCCGCGTCTTGACGTGACCTTCTTCTTCGGCCTCTGGCTGGTTCTGCCGTTCATCTACCGCTACCTGACCGCGAAAAACGGCGCAGCACGCGGTGCGTTGACCGGTGTGCTGGTGCTGACTGTGCTGGTACTGGCGTGGGCAGTCTTCAATGACCCGCAGGAGATCAACGGTACGCTGGACACTACCCAGCAGCCGACCCCGGCGGCGAGCCAGGATACCTCCGGTATTCCAGCAGGCGACTGGCCGGCCTATGGCCGTACTCAGGGCGGTACCCGCTACTCCCCGCTGAACCAGATCAACGACAAAAACGTTGACCAGTTGCAGGTAGCCTGGACCTTCCGTACCGGCGACCTGAAGGGCGCGAATGACCCAGGCGAGATCACTGACGAAGTCACCCCGATCAAAATCCGTGACATGCTCTACCTCTGCACCCCGCACCAGAAGCTGATTGCGCTGGACGCGGCAAGCGGTAAGCAGAAGTGGCAGTTCGATCCGCAGCTGAAAGCTAACCCGACCTTCCAGCACGTAACCTGCCGTGGTGTCTCTTACCACGAAGCGCCGGCTGCCTCTCAGGCTGCCACCGAAGGCGCTGCGCCAGCCCTGTGTGCCCGTCGCGTACTGCTGCCAGTGAACGATGGCCGCCTGTTCGCACTGGATGCGCAGACCGGTGAGCGTTGCCCGGAATTCGGCAACAATGGTGAGCTGAACCTGCAATCCAACATGCCGGTAACCACGGCAGGCCAGTACGAGCCGACCTCCCCGCCGGTGGTGACTGACCATGTGATCGTGATCGCAGGCGCGGTGACTGACAACTACTCCACCCATGAGCCGTCTGGCGTCATCCGTGGTTTCGACGTCAACAGCGGCAAGCTGCTGTGGGCCTTTGACACCGGCGCGGCCGATCCGAACCTGGTGCCAGAGAACGACCAGAAATACACCCCGAACTCCCCGAACTCTTGGGCGCCGGCGGCGTATGATGACAAACTGGATCTGGTCTACCTGCCGATTGGCGTGGCGACCCCGGACATCTGGGGCGGCAACCGTTCCAAAGAGATGGAGCGTTTCGCAAGCGGTATGCTGGCGCTGAACGCCTCCACCGGTAAGCTGGCGTGGTTCTACCAGACCGTTCACCACGACCTGTGGGACATGGACGTGCCGGCGCAACCGACCCTGGCTGACATCACCAAAGATGGCCAGACCGTTCCGGCTATCTATGTACCGACCAAAACCGGCAACATCTTTGTGCTGGACCGTCGTACCGGCAAGCCAGTGGTTCCGGCCCCGGAAAAACCAGTACCGCAGGGTGCCGCGAAGGGTGACTTCACCTCCCCGACCCAGCCGTTCTCTGACCTGACCTTCCGTCCGTCCAAGGATCTGTCTGGCAAGGACATGTGGGGCGCCACGATGTATGACCAGCTGGTCTGCCGCGTGATCTTCCACCGCCTGCGTTATGAAGGCATCTTCACCCCGCCGTCCGAGCAGGGCACCCTGGTCTTCCCGGGTAACCTGGGTATGTTCGAGTGGGGCGGTATCTCCGTCGATACTGACCGTCAGGTGGCGATTGCCAACCCGATGGCACTGCCGTTCGTCTCCAAGCTGATCCCACGTGGCCCGAACAACCCGGCTGAGCCGGAAGAGGGCAACGGCGGCACCGGTTCTGAGCTGGGTGTTCAGCCGCAGTACGGCGTGCCGTTCGGCGTGATCCTGAACCCGTTCCTCTCTCCGTTCGGCCTGCCGTGTAAACAGCCAGCGTGGGGTTACATCTCCGCGGTGGATCTGAAGACCCACGACATCGTTTGGAAGAAACGCGTTGGTACGGTTTACGACAGCACCCCGCTGCCGCTGCCGTTCAAAATGGGTATGCCGATGCTGGGCGGCCCGGTCTCCACGGCCGGTAACGTCTTCTTCATGGCGGCGACCGCAGATAACTACCTGCGCGCGTTCAACATGAGCAACGGTGAGAAGCTGTGGCAAGCCCGTCTACCAGCTGGCGGCCAGGCTACCCCGATGACCTATGAAGTGAATGGCAAGCAGTACGTTGTCATCGCGGCTGGCGGTCACGGCTCCTTCGGCACCAAGCTGGGCGACTACGTAGTTGCCTACGCCCTGCCTGACAGCAAATAA
- a CDS encoding branched-chain amino acid ABC transporter substrate-binding protein: MVSAAVSAFPAHADIVIGVAGPFSGPNATYGAQYWKGASQAAADINAAGGIKGEKITLVQGDDACEPKQAVAVANRLVDQSHVAAVVGHFCSSSTMPASEVYDEAGIISITPGSTNPQITERGMTGMFRMCGRDDQQGAIAANYILDTLKAKRVAVIHDKDTYGQGLADATRAVLDKRGVKAVMYEGLSRGEKDFNALVTKMGALKPDVVYFGGCHPEAGPLVRQMREQGVEAKFFSGDCVVTEEMVTAAGGPQFTNGVLMTFGNDPRTLPEGKAVIDKFRASGFEPEGYTLYAYASVQAIAAAFNAVGSEDSAKAAEWLKANSVDTVMGKKAWDGKGDLKVSDYVVYQWDDKGHYHQL; encoded by the coding sequence ATGGTCTCTGCCGCAGTTAGCGCATTCCCTGCCCATGCCGATATTGTCATCGGCGTCGCTGGCCCCTTCTCCGGGCCAAACGCCACCTATGGCGCGCAATACTGGAAAGGTGCCTCGCAGGCGGCGGCAGACATCAATGCCGCCGGCGGCATCAAAGGCGAGAAGATCACGCTAGTGCAGGGTGATGATGCCTGCGAACCGAAGCAAGCCGTGGCGGTCGCCAACCGGTTGGTGGATCAATCCCATGTCGCGGCAGTGGTGGGCCACTTCTGCTCCTCCTCCACCATGCCCGCCTCCGAGGTCTATGACGAGGCTGGCATCATCAGCATTACCCCCGGTTCCACCAACCCGCAGATCACCGAACGCGGCATGACCGGCATGTTCCGCATGTGCGGGCGCGATGACCAGCAGGGCGCGATTGCCGCCAACTATATTCTCGATACCCTGAAGGCGAAGCGGGTGGCGGTGATCCATGACAAAGACACCTATGGGCAGGGGCTGGCGGATGCCACCCGCGCGGTGCTGGACAAGCGCGGCGTCAAGGCGGTGATGTATGAGGGGCTGTCGCGTGGCGAGAAGGACTTCAATGCGCTGGTAACCAAGATGGGTGCGCTGAAGCCCGACGTGGTCTACTTTGGCGGCTGCCACCCCGAGGCTGGCCCGCTGGTGCGCCAGATGCGTGAACAGGGCGTGGAGGCGAAGTTCTTCTCCGGTGACTGCGTGGTGACGGAGGAGATGGTCACCGCCGCCGGCGGCCCACAATTTACCAACGGCGTGCTGATGACCTTCGGCAACGACCCACGCACCCTGCCCGAAGGCAAGGCGGTGATCGACAAATTCCGCGCCAGCGGTTTTGAGCCGGAGGGCTACACCCTCTATGCCTACGCCTCCGTACAGGCGATCGCCGCCGCGTTTAATGCGGTTGGCAGTGAGGACAGCGCCAAGGCCGCCGAGTGGCTGAAGGCCAACAGCGTTGACACAGTGATGGGCAAAAAAGCCTGGGATGGCAAGGGTGACCTCAAAGTGTCGGATTACGTGGTCTACCAGTGGGATGACAAGGGCCACTATCACCAGCTCTGA
- a CDS encoding YsnF/AvaK domain-containing protein → MAHEKIVTLFDTTQQAEAARKNLIKAGFPDDDINLISGENLQHEGKAIRHPSIWQRLFGTDVEEDYADVYTRAMDTGGVILTLRADEDDAARAMGILDRHQAVDVPSRKTGLADTGLTTGATAATGAVGATGTAATTHTDAVHTSLTGDESEEEILRLAEENLEVGKRLVKEGSTRVRRYVTTEDVTAEVALREQHADIFRRAVDEPAYLGDIDWSEKVVEVTETHEQPVVNKTAKIVEEVVVRTDESERVETINDTIRRQNVDVEHVDHTDKDVLHTDKTAGVAGTAGVNTGASTTTGSTTTGTTTPGSATTGTAGFTSDANTPPASTSPGLTEPATPFTTKSDKSDPLKSDGVINNPKK, encoded by the coding sequence ATGGCACACGAAAAAATCGTTACCCTTTTTGATACGACTCAACAGGCCGAAGCAGCACGTAAAAATCTTATCAAAGCCGGTTTCCCTGATGATGATATCAACTTGATCAGTGGAGAAAACCTTCAGCACGAAGGCAAAGCTATCCGCCATCCGAGCATCTGGCAGCGCCTGTTTGGCACCGATGTTGAGGAAGATTACGCAGACGTGTACACCCGTGCGATGGATACCGGCGGCGTAATCCTTACCTTGCGCGCCGATGAAGATGATGCCGCCCGTGCGATGGGCATTCTGGATCGCCATCAGGCTGTTGATGTGCCGTCCCGTAAAACCGGTCTGGCAGATACCGGCCTGACCACAGGTGCGACCGCAGCAACAGGCGCTGTTGGGGCCACGGGCACCGCTGCTACTACCCATACTGACGCCGTTCACACCTCCCTGACCGGGGATGAGAGTGAAGAAGAGATCCTGCGTCTGGCGGAAGAGAACCTGGAAGTCGGCAAGCGTCTGGTGAAAGAGGGTTCTACCCGCGTTCGCCGTTACGTGACCACTGAAGACGTCACTGCCGAAGTGGCGCTGCGCGAGCAGCACGCTGACATCTTCCGCCGCGCGGTGGATGAGCCAGCCTATCTGGGTGACATCGACTGGTCTGAGAAAGTGGTTGAAGTGACTGAAACCCACGAACAGCCAGTGGTGAACAAAACTGCCAAGATTGTGGAAGAGGTGGTCGTGCGTACGGATGAGTCCGAACGTGTTGAAACCATCAACGATACCATCCGTCGCCAAAATGTGGACGTTGAGCATGTCGATCACACTGACAAAGATGTGCTGCACACGGATAAAACCGCAGGTGTCGCTGGCACAGCGGGCGTAAATACCGGTGCCTCCACCACTACCGGCAGCACAACCACTGGCACTACCACGCCGGGTTCTGCCACCACTGGTACGGCTGGCTTCACTTCTGATGCCAACACCCCGCCGGCCAGCACTTCGCCGGGCCTGACAGAACCGGCAACGCCATTTACGACTAAGTCTGATAAATCTGACCCACTTAAATCAGATGGCGTAATCAATAATCCGAAAAAATAG
- a CDS encoding class I SAM-dependent methyltransferase yields MKARVDYDLFARAYDADSQANLWNAHYERPEMLRLLGDGEGKWILDAGCGGGLLSQALQNGGARVSGIDSSGAMLAIARQRLGEQAELCQGDLNQPLPYADGQFDAVAASLVIHYVDDWPALAAEFARVLRPGGRLVISTHNPYMDHKISGNQNYLSSYTFDYVWNKGGVTCELRYWHRPLHAIMAPLLGGGLQLESFSEPYPAAEVQARFPDTWQKIVATSPFIFLVASRRHQ; encoded by the coding sequence GTGAAAGCCAGGGTCGATTACGATCTTTTTGCTCGTGCTTATGATGCGGACAGCCAGGCCAACCTGTGGAATGCCCACTATGAACGGCCTGAGATGCTGCGCCTGCTGGGTGATGGTGAAGGGAAGTGGATACTGGACGCGGGCTGTGGTGGCGGATTGCTGTCACAGGCGCTGCAAAACGGTGGCGCGAGGGTAAGCGGCATCGACAGCAGTGGCGCGATGTTGGCCATCGCCCGGCAACGGCTGGGTGAACAGGCCGAACTGTGCCAGGGCGATCTGAATCAGCCTCTGCCCTATGCTGATGGGCAGTTTGACGCGGTGGCCGCGTCACTGGTGATCCACTATGTGGATGACTGGCCAGCGCTGGCGGCCGAGTTTGCCAGGGTACTGCGCCCCGGCGGGCGGCTGGTGATCTCCACCCACAACCCCTACATGGACCATAAGATTTCAGGTAACCAGAATTACCTCTCCAGTTACACTTTTGATTACGTCTGGAACAAGGGCGGCGTAACGTGTGAATTGCGTTACTGGCACCGTCCACTGCATGCCATCATGGCGCCGCTGCTTGGCGGCGGGCTGCAACTGGAGTCGTTTAGCGAGCCTTATCCGGCCGCTGAAGTACAGGCGCGTTTCCCCGACACATGGCAAAAAATCGTCGCAACGTCCCCGTTTATCTTTCTGGTTGCCTCAAGGCGACATCAATAA
- a CDS encoding GNAT family N-acetyltransferase, with amino-acid sequence MESSVPVITTDRLILRGHTLEDMPALTRLWGDAQVTRYIGGAPSGREESWSRLLRHAGHWQLLGFGYWAVESRESGEYLGCIGFADYQRSLETDVSNMAEMGWTFLPAFHGKGYATEAVAAALAWAASNLTRPIWCMINPDNTASHRLALKMGFEQQGYDRYHDKPVVLYRHRPA; translated from the coding sequence ATGGAAAGCAGTGTTCCGGTCATCACAACTGACAGGCTGATTTTGCGCGGCCACACGCTGGAAGATATGCCAGCGCTGACGCGGCTGTGGGGTGATGCGCAGGTCACCCGCTATATTGGCGGCGCGCCCAGTGGCAGGGAGGAGAGCTGGTCACGCCTGTTGCGCCATGCCGGGCATTGGCAGTTGCTGGGGTTTGGCTACTGGGCGGTGGAGTCGCGGGAGAGCGGGGAGTACCTCGGTTGCATCGGCTTTGCAGATTACCAGCGGTCGCTGGAAACCGATGTCAGTAACATGGCGGAGATGGGTTGGACGTTCCTGCCCGCGTTCCACGGCAAAGGCTACGCCACCGAGGCGGTCGCGGCGGCGCTGGCCTGGGCAGCCAGCAACCTGACGCGCCCCATCTGGTGCATGATTAACCCGGACAACACCGCCTCACACCGGCTGGCGCTGAAAATGGGCTTTGAGCAGCAGGGCTATGACCGCTACCACGACAAGCCGGTGGTGCTCTACCGCCACCGGCCAGCCTAA